In the bacterium genome, one interval contains:
- a CDS encoding NAD(P)H-dependent oxidoreductase subunit E, whose amino-acid sequence MSALSAHVLDEIKALPARYPQPRSAVMPALDLAQEELGHLTSEAMTEVAGALQLDPGYVQGVATFYTLFHLEPVGQHRFYMCTNLSCTLRGAEDIVEHLRGAIGVKAPGEVSGDGLFSYEEVECMGACEYAPMLRLDHRYHYDLTREKIDHLVAERRSPRADAVSESGPEKPKRAPRRRAPKQDG is encoded by the coding sequence ATGAGCGCGCTTTCCGCTCACGTCCTGGACGAGATCAAGGCCCTGCCCGCCCGCTACCCGCAGCCGCGATCGGCGGTGATGCCGGCGCTCGACCTCGCCCAGGAGGAGCTCGGACACCTGACGTCTGAGGCGATGACCGAGGTCGCGGGCGCGCTGCAGCTCGACCCCGGCTACGTCCAGGGCGTGGCGACGTTCTACACGCTGTTCCACCTCGAGCCGGTCGGCCAGCACCGGTTCTACATGTGCACCAACCTCAGCTGCACGCTGCGCGGCGCTGAGGACATCGTCGAGCACCTGCGCGGGGCGATCGGGGTGAAGGCGCCGGGCGAGGTGTCGGGCGACGGGCTCTTCTCGTACGAGGAGGTCGAGTGCATGGGGGCGTGCGAGTACGCGCCGATGCTGCGGCTCGACCACCGCTACCACTACGACCTGACGCGGGAGAAGATCGATCACCTGGTGGCCGAGCGCCGGTCTCCTCGAGCCGACGCCGTCTCCGAGAGCGGGCCGGAAAAGCCCAAGCGCGCGCCACGAAGGAGGGCTCCCAAGCAAGATGGCTGA
- a CDS encoding NADH-quinone oxidoreductase subunit D, whose product MSTPEGVTITHTGEKGAFGGELLTVNFGPHHPSTHGVLRLIVDLDGEQIRRVKPVIGYLHTGIEKQMEALRWQQGVVVTDRHDYLSPPINNLAYALAVERLMGVEVPPRAQALRVIMSELTRLSSHLVWMGTSGLELGAMSMLMYCFRERDTILDMNEEISGFRMHTSYIRPGGVMADATPRFLEMLDAFLRIMPGRVDEYEDLLTMNPIWRSRTIGIGRLSPEDAKVLGASGPMIRGSGIPWDIRKAMPYSGYENYDFEVATSNDCDCYGRYLVRIKEMREAVKILRQALDRLPDGPVNVDDRKMLPPPREELETSMEAVIHHFKLFTEGYSVPPGDVYVAVESGRGENGCYVVSDGTHKPRRVKFRSASFVNLQALERMALNHMVADMIAIIGTADTVLGDVDR is encoded by the coding sequence ATGAGCACCCCCGAGGGCGTGACCATCACTCACACGGGCGAGAAGGGCGCGTTCGGCGGCGAGCTGCTGACCGTCAACTTCGGACCCCACCATCCTTCGACCCACGGCGTGCTGCGGCTCATCGTCGACCTGGACGGTGAGCAGATCCGGCGCGTCAAGCCGGTGATCGGCTACCTGCACACCGGCATCGAGAAGCAGATGGAGGCGCTGCGCTGGCAGCAGGGCGTGGTCGTCACCGATCGCCACGACTACTTGTCCCCGCCCATCAACAACCTGGCCTACGCCCTCGCGGTCGAGCGGTTGATGGGCGTCGAGGTGCCGCCTCGGGCGCAGGCGCTGCGGGTGATCATGTCCGAGCTGACCCGCCTCTCCTCGCACCTGGTTTGGATGGGCACGAGCGGGCTCGAGCTGGGCGCGATGTCGATGCTCATGTACTGCTTCCGGGAGCGCGACACCATCCTCGACATGAATGAGGAGATCTCGGGCTTCCGCATGCACACGTCGTACATCCGGCCGGGGGGCGTCATGGCGGACGCGACGCCGCGATTCCTGGAGATGCTCGACGCGTTCCTCCGCATCATGCCGGGTCGCGTCGACGAGTACGAGGACCTGCTGACCATGAACCCGATCTGGCGCTCGCGCACCATCGGCATCGGGCGGCTGTCGCCCGAAGACGCGAAGGTGCTGGGCGCGAGCGGGCCGATGATCCGCGGCTCGGGCATCCCCTGGGACATTCGCAAGGCGATGCCGTACTCGGGTTACGAGAACTACGACTTCGAGGTCGCGACCTCGAACGACTGCGACTGCTACGGGCGATACCTCGTGCGCATCAAGGAGATGCGGGAGGCGGTCAAGATCCTGCGCCAGGCGCTCGACAGGCTGCCGGACGGGCCGGTCAACGTCGACGACCGCAAGATGCTGCCGCCCCCGCGCGAGGAGCTCGAAACCTCGATGGAGGCCGTCATCCACCACTTCAAGCTGTTCACCGAGGGCTACTCCGTCCCGCCGGGCGACGTTTACGTCGCGGTCGAGTCGGGCCGCGGCGAGAACGGGTGCTACGTCGTCAGCGACGGCACCCACAAGCCGCGGCGCGTGAAGTTCCGCTCCGCGTCCTTCGTCAACCTCCAGGCGCTCGAGCGCATGGCGCTCAACCACATGGTCGCGGACATGATCGCGATCATCGGCACCGCCGACACGGTGCTGGGCGACGTGGACCGATGA
- a CDS encoding NADH-quinone oxidoreductase subunit C, with protein sequence MTEELVVDRGESAGDTWVTVPSARIREALAGLKADGYRLLVFLTCVDHLVDRSREAWPGRYELVYQLRDLQTRDQIRVRTFVDGDRPQIDSVHDLFPPANWDERETYDLFGIVFSDHPDLTRILMPDDWVGHPLRRDYPVGGEVVEFSAEHEAWQTAPEDA encoded by the coding sequence ATGACTGAAGAGCTGGTCGTCGACCGGGGCGAAAGCGCGGGCGACACGTGGGTGACGGTGCCCTCCGCCAGGATCAGAGAGGCGCTCGCCGGGCTCAAGGCGGACGGTTATCGCCTGCTGGTGTTCCTCACCTGCGTCGACCACCTGGTCGACCGGTCGCGTGAGGCATGGCCGGGCCGCTACGAGCTCGTCTACCAGCTCCGCGACCTCCAGACCCGCGACCAGATCAGGGTTCGGACCTTCGTCGATGGCGACCGGCCCCAGATCGACTCCGTCCACGACCTCTTCCCACCCGCCAACTGGGACGAGCGGGAGACCTACGACCTGTTCGGCATCGTCTTCAGCGACCACCCCGACCTGACGCGCATCCTCATGCCCGACGACTGGGTCGGCCATCCGCTGCGCCGCGACTACCCGGTGGGCGGCGAGGTCGTGGAGTTCTCCGCGGAGCACGAAGCCTGGCAGACCGCACCGGAGGACGCATGA
- a CDS encoding NADH-quinone oxidoreductase subunit B encodes MVRSDRDAGLHGHPAHRPRAHLAQGRPGVGIEELAESLGQNVLTTTLGKLVGWGRGNSVWPAQFGLACCAIEMIATATAGVDIARFGSEAMRASPRQSDLMIVSGRVSQKMAPVLRTVYDQMPEPKWVISMGACASTGGVFNNYALLQGVDKIVPVDVYVPGCPPRPEDLLNALMILQERIKAQGISPRQ; translated from the coding sequence ATGGTTCGGTCTGATCGAGATGCTGGTCTTCATGGGCATCCTGCTCATCGCCCTCGCGCACATCTGGCGCAAGGGAGGCCTGGAGTGGGAATAGAGGAGCTCGCCGAGTCCCTCGGCCAGAACGTTCTGACGACCACGCTCGGCAAGCTGGTCGGCTGGGGCCGCGGCAACTCGGTATGGCCGGCGCAGTTCGGCCTCGCCTGCTGCGCCATCGAGATGATCGCGACGGCGACCGCCGGCGTCGACATCGCCCGCTTCGGTTCGGAGGCGATGCGCGCCTCGCCGCGGCAGTCGGACCTGATGATCGTGTCCGGCCGCGTGTCGCAGAAGATGGCGCCGGTGCTGCGCACCGTCTACGACCAGATGCCCGAGCCGAAGTGGGTCATCTCGATGGGCGCGTGCGCCTCGACCGGAGGCGTCTTCAACAACTACGCACTGCTCCAGGGCGTGGACAAGATCGTCCCGGTCGACGTCTACGTCCCGGGCTGCCCGCCGCGGCCCGAAGACCTGCTGAACGCGCTGATGATCCTGCAGGAGCGGATCAAGGCTCAGGGAATCTCGCCGCGCCAGTGA
- a CDS encoding NADH-quinone oxidoreductase subunit A, producing MLESYVPLLIFVLIVLGLIGALVGLSFVLGPSKPHRTKLAPYESGIIPESPAHRRLSVRFYLTAMLFIIFDVEAVFFYPWAVLLRQLKWFGLIEMLVFMGILLIALAHIWRKGGLEWE from the coding sequence TTGCTCGAAAGCTACGTCCCACTGCTGATCTTCGTCCTCATCGTCCTCGGGCTCATCGGAGCGCTGGTGGGCCTGAGCTTCGTCCTCGGACCGAGCAAGCCTCACCGCACCAAGCTGGCCCCGTACGAGTCCGGGATCATCCCCGAAAGTCCGGCCCACCGCCGCCTGTCGGTCCGCTTCTATTTGACCGCCATGCTCTTCATCATCTTCGACGTCGAGGCGGTGTTCTTCTACCCGTGGGCGGTCCTCCTCCGCCAGCTCAAATGGTTCGGTCTGATCGAGATGCTGGTCTTCATGGGCATCCTGCTCATCGCCCTCGCGCACATCTGGCGCAAGGGAGGCCTGGAGTGGGAATAG
- a CDS encoding OsmC family peroxiredoxin — MSRGFIRESGQVTSVSDYGSNVAKAIAKWSGHKVKFDIDSESGHTAGIDEPPVFGDDAAMRPTEMLLGALGGCTGLNAVLLLKKFKQPFRSLEVEVEGEQDKEWPRAFNKIELTFHIGWDGQYDKELVEQALDMACNRYCPIHATLSHGTSIEHRRKDAR; from the coding sequence GTGTCACGCGGATTCATCCGCGAATCCGGGCAGGTGACGTCGGTTTCGGATTATGGTTCCAACGTGGCGAAGGCGATCGCGAAATGGAGCGGGCACAAGGTCAAGTTCGACATCGACTCGGAGTCCGGGCACACGGCAGGCATCGATGAGCCGCCGGTGTTCGGCGACGACGCGGCGATGCGGCCCACCGAGATGCTGCTCGGCGCGCTCGGCGGCTGCACCGGCCTCAACGCGGTCCTGCTGCTGAAGAAGTTCAAGCAGCCGTTCCGCTCGCTGGAGGTCGAGGTCGAAGGCGAGCAGGACAAGGAATGGCCCCGCGCCTTCAACAAGATCGAGCTCACGTTTCACATCGGCTGGGATGGCCAGTACGACAAGGAGCTGGTGGAGCAGGCGCTGGACATGGCGTGCAATCGCTACTGTCCGATCCACGCGACCCTGTCACACGGGACCAGCATCGAACACCGCCGCAAGGACGCCCGCTAA
- a CDS encoding DedA family protein, whose product MSPVVEPGKSERRPSVRWRILAGAALLAGVVVAMALLVEHDAAGQALETDVSIAALLKRHGYLAGFALIYIEESGIPLFIPGDAFLLYVGHHVPHHVPALAVAWLGMVLAVTLGATNLYLISRRFGRRLLDHRLATLLHLTPGRMDRAELWFRRWGPWALILGRHVPGLRVPLTVAAGVLQLRYRVFAISVAVSSAAWTAAFLALGAVFGASLERWIRSTPVLYGMLLVLVVLAVGAVAALRARRPAPGPRRN is encoded by the coding sequence GTGAGCCCGGTGGTGGAGCCAGGGAAATCGGAGCGCCGCCCGTCGGTGCGCTGGCGGATTCTCGCCGGCGCGGCCTTGCTGGCCGGCGTCGTCGTGGCCATGGCCCTGCTGGTCGAGCACGACGCGGCAGGCCAGGCCCTCGAAACGGATGTTTCGATCGCCGCGCTGCTCAAGCGTCACGGCTACCTGGCCGGGTTCGCCCTCATCTACATCGAGGAGTCCGGCATCCCCCTGTTCATTCCCGGAGACGCGTTCCTCCTCTATGTCGGCCACCATGTGCCACACCACGTGCCGGCTTTGGCCGTGGCCTGGCTCGGCATGGTCCTGGCGGTCACGTTGGGAGCCACGAACCTCTACCTCATCTCGCGGCGGTTCGGCAGGCGCCTGTTGGACCACCGGCTGGCGACCCTTCTCCACCTGACCCCCGGACGCATGGACCGCGCCGAGCTCTGGTTCAGGCGCTGGGGGCCATGGGCCTTGATCCTCGGCCGCCACGTGCCAGGACTGCGCGTCCCGCTCACGGTGGCGGCCGGCGTGCTTCAGCTCCGGTACCGCGTCTTCGCGATCAGCGTCGCCGTCTCGAGCGCCGCCTGGACAGCCGCCTTCCTGGCCCTCGGCGCGGTGTTCGGCGCCAGCCTCGAACGGTGGATACGCTCCACCCCGGTGCTGTACGGCATGCTGCTCGTCCTGGTCGTGCTGGCGGTGGGGGCGGTCGCCGCCCTTCGCGCCCGGCGGCCCGCGCCCGGCCCGCGGCGAAACTAG
- a CDS encoding methyltransferase domain-containing protein translates to MAANYSRSSFHTAPERLREVLELAGPLPGDLALDVATGTGNTAFALAPHVRRVVGLDLTKEMLDVARRVSTERGVSNAEWVLGDAARLPFEDETFDLYTVRAAPHHFGDFDACLHEAFRVLKPGRHAAFVDCAASAAARDLLHEVEVRRDPSHVRSLTLGEWSERLEAAGFEVETAHARELDWDYEAWMGNMAVAPALREELAQVIESATGEARALLHPQRRDGKLWHGYWHCLIRVRKPGE, encoded by the coding sequence GTGGCGGCCAACTACTCGCGCTCCAGCTTCCACACCGCGCCCGAGCGGCTGCGCGAGGTGCTCGAGCTGGCGGGCCCGCTGCCGGGCGACCTGGCGCTGGACGTCGCGACCGGTACCGGCAACACCGCTTTTGCGCTGGCGCCGCACGTCCGCAGGGTCGTCGGCCTCGACCTCACCAAGGAGATGCTCGACGTGGCGCGCCGCGTCAGCACCGAGCGAGGCGTCAGCAACGCCGAGTGGGTGCTGGGCGACGCCGCTCGCCTGCCCTTCGAGGACGAGACGTTCGACCTCTACACGGTGAGGGCGGCGCCGCATCATTTCGGGGACTTCGATGCCTGCCTTCACGAGGCGTTTCGCGTCCTGAAGCCCGGCCGCCATGCGGCGTTCGTCGACTGCGCCGCATCGGCCGCCGCCCGCGACCTGCTCCACGAGGTGGAGGTGCGCCGCGACCCGTCGCACGTGCGCTCCCTGACCTTGGGCGAGTGGAGCGAGCGGCTCGAGGCCGCGGGGTTCGAGGTCGAGACCGCCCACGCGCGCGAGCTCGATTGGGACTACGAGGCGTGGATGGGGAACATGGCGGTCGCGCCCGCGCTGAGAGAAGAGCTGGCGCAAGTGATCGAAAGCGCGACCGGCGAGGCTCGCGCCCTGCTGCACCCGCAGCGCCGCGACGGCAAGCTCTGGCACGGATACTGGCACTGCCTGATCCGCGTGCGCAAACCAGGTGAATGA
- a CDS encoding tRNA (adenine-N1)-methyltransferase: MNEDVSSPPAGEGEAGELVQRPLVPGELILLVDKVGRRHRVRLKAGERHSLHSGVIAHDELIGRSEGVIVTTQLGARLLAVRPTFAEQVTGRQRQAQPIYPKDLGAILIAADIHPGARVLEAGTGTGALTLAALRAVGRDGEVVSYEQREEFLEAARRAISETLGGLPPNLTLKQGDVYTGVDESDLDRVLLDLPEPWQAVPAVKGALRAGGIVFAHCPNVSQVQRFFDCLREVRGFGMLEVFEVLQRGWTVRGRSLRPSHRMVAHTGFLCFARRLAGDDLFEPEGEGFR; the protein is encoded by the coding sequence GTGAATGAGGATGTGTCCTCCCCGCCGGCCGGGGAGGGTGAGGCGGGTGAGCTGGTGCAACGGCCTCTGGTCCCGGGCGAGCTGATCCTCCTCGTCGACAAGGTCGGGCGCCGGCACCGCGTGCGCCTCAAGGCCGGCGAGCGTCACTCCCTCCACTCGGGCGTGATCGCCCATGACGAGCTGATCGGGCGATCCGAGGGCGTGATCGTGACCACCCAGCTGGGCGCCCGCCTGCTGGCCGTCCGCCCGACGTTCGCGGAGCAGGTCACCGGCCGGCAGCGCCAGGCCCAGCCGATCTATCCCAAGGACCTCGGCGCCATCCTGATCGCGGCGGACATCCACCCCGGCGCCCGAGTCCTGGAGGCCGGCACGGGCACCGGGGCGCTCACCCTGGCCGCGCTGCGGGCGGTGGGCCGGGACGGCGAGGTCGTGAGCTACGAGCAGCGCGAAGAGTTCCTGGAAGCGGCCCGGCGGGCGATCTCCGAGACGCTGGGCGGCCTGCCGCCCAACCTCACCCTCAAGCAGGGGGACGTTTACACCGGAGTCGACGAGAGCGACCTGGACCGCGTGCTCCTCGACCTGCCCGAGCCCTGGCAGGCCGTGCCGGCGGTCAAGGGCGCGCTGCGGGCGGGCGGGATCGTCTTCGCCCACTGCCCCAACGTCAGCCAGGTCCAGCGCTTCTTCGACTGCCTTCGCGAGGTGCGCGGCTTCGGCATGCTCGAGGTGTTCGAGGTCCTGCAGAGGGGGTGGACGGTGCGCGGCCGCAGCCTCCGCCCGTCGCATCGCATGGTCGCCCACACGGG